Proteins found in one Bicyclus anynana chromosome 26, ilBicAnyn1.1, whole genome shotgun sequence genomic segment:
- the LOC112044891 gene encoding charged multivesicular body protein 7, whose product MVIADGFPEDKLPQCWSDDVRMNALFAPFRLRSTNPESWEMKMKFWSDMVRQWCRYKMDPIVSAADVRCVFQRRGRTAACLDIVVEEMFRNGELSPITKYQQILHNGPEGWVRWGARLAFKPAALALTAVTSLLPARHATDANGLPKASVDSTQRFVLESAVKDQAIEFLNNFPSGEDRIGTIEELMRASGSSFSREVFEVYLGYLVAQGMAVKQGDVVKLAEPNKKVTPVTELDEALVKLMSTETRLSGEVKRLSREVATADLEAKADLKLGNKLAAKNHLRKKLKAQQRLGRCEAALENIQELVLQAKNTDFNTAVVDTYRTSAQAMKRTMKDGGLEEDSVYDTMDNLKEVMDSYNEVEKALGGTLDDLDTAELEQELNELLSGSGPTGGTPGKEKSRVGPLPSPPNETPRKPRRKTEDFVFDGEEQMLAELDKLGADESGSAKKVAVAEDVEDTSPQSKPKKKEKSQEWDPTTNRSVDTWGNRLDSLTENYGELRQDNRLHPGQPLDVDFSSPPRHYSAEFQVRDHKAANGVWLFNSKDGDNLTPSTEYSSSESPGKASSSHFQMAPGGERRKPDPWPKDDNLEDLERRLKNLRGFNL is encoded by the exons ATGGTGATAGCCGACGGATTTCCCGAGGACAAGTTACCGCAATGCTGGTCGGACGATGTGCGTATGAACGCACTGTTCGCTCCCTTCCGCTTGCGTTCCACGAATCCAGAGTCTTGGGAGATGAAGATGAAATTCTGGTCGGATATGGTGCGACAATGGTGCCGGTACAAAATGGACCCCATAGTGTCTGCAGCGGACGTGAGATGCGTGTTCCAGAGACGAGGGCGGACAGCTGCGTGTTTGGACATCGTTGTGGAGGAAATGTTTCG GAATGGCGAACTGTCACCCATAACAAAATACCAACAGATATTACACAATGGGCCCGAAGGTTGGGTGAGGTGGGGGGCCCGCCTCGCGTTCAAGCCTGCAGCCCTGGCGCTGACTGCTGTCACATCTCTATTGCCTGCCCGACATGCCACGGATGCTAACGGATTGCCGAAAGCTAGCGTGGATTCCACACAGCGTTTTGTTTTAGAAAGTGCTGTGAAG GACCAGGCCATAGAGTTTCTAAACAACTTCCCAAGTGGAGAAGATCGTATCGGCACCATCGAGGAGCTGATGAGAGCCAGCGGCTCCAGCTTCAGCCGCGAGGTGTTCGAGGTGTACCTAGGCTACTTGGTGGCTCAGGGGATGGCGGTCAAGCAAGGCGACGTTGTTAAActtg cgGAACCAAACAAAAAAGTAACTCCAGTAACGGAATTGGACGAAGCGCTCGTCAAACTGATGTCGACCGAGACGCGACTGTCGGGCGAGGTGAAGCGACTGTCGCGAGAAGTTGCGACCGCCGACTTGGAAGCCAAGGCAGATCTGAAGTTAGGGAACAAATTAGCt GCAAAGAACCACCTCCGTAAGAAGCTGAAAGCTCAGCAAAGGCTCGGCAGATGTGAAGCTGCGCTGGAGAACATCCAGGAGCTGGTGCTGCAGGCCAAGAACACTGACTTCAACACTGCAGTCGTTGATACTTACAG GACAAGTGCCCAAGCCATGAAACGCACCATGAAAGATGGTGGCTTGGAGGAAGACTCTGTGTACGACACCATGGATAACCTGAAAGAA GTAATGGACAGTTACAATGAAGTGGAGAAAGCACTCGGTGGCACCCTGGATGACCTGGACACGGCAGAGTTGGAGCAAGAGCTGAATGAGTTACTCTCTGGTTCAGGCCCCACGGGAGGCACTCCGGGGAAAGAGAAGAGTAGAGTCG GCCCACTTCCATCCCCACCGAACGAAACTCCAAGGAAGCCCCGGAGGAAGACTGAGGACTTTGTGTTTGATGGAGAGGAACAGATGCTGGCGGAGCTGGACAAGTTGGGAGCTGATGAGAGCGGCTCAGCCAAGAAGGTAGCAGTGGCTGAGGATGTTGAAG ATACATCGCCACAATCAAAGCCAAAGAAGAAGGAGAAGTCCCAGGAGTGGGATCCCACCACCAACAGGAGCGTGGACACGTGGGGCAACCGGCTCGACAGCCTGACGGAGAACTATGGAGAACTTCGCCAGGACAACAGACTGCATCCTG GTCAACCGCTAGACGTGGACTTCTCGTCGCCGCCTCGCCACTACAGCGCCGAGTTCCAAGTGCGCGACCACAAGGCGGCCAACGGCGTCTGGCTCTTCAACAGCAAAGACGGCGACAACCTCACCCCCAGCACGGAGTACAGCAG